The genomic interval TCACTGCGGCCATCGCCATTGAAGTCCCCCGCCGCCAGCGCCGACCCGAAGAGGACCTCTCCCGTCACACTCCCAGGCACCCCCTCCATCCCTGGCACCCACAGCTGATTCCCCGCGCTGGTCAACCCATCCAGGGAACCGTGCAAGACATTCACCGCGCCCACGTTCGCCATCCCATCCACCGCCTCGAACGGCACCCCCACCGCCAGCTCGTCGAACCCATCTCCATTGAAGTCACCCGCCGCCAGCGCGGAGCCGAACCGGTCTCCCGTCTCCGAGGCATCCAACACTCGCGTGGACGACTGACTCCAACTCTGAGCACCCGAGCCCGTCAGCCCCTCGGCAGAGCCATACAGCACCGTCACCAGCCCGGAGTCCAACGCCGAGGAGCCATAGTCCTCCCCAGGGACACCCACCGCGAGGTCGTCATATCCATCTCCGTTGAAGTCCCCCACCGCGAGCGCCGAGCCCATCGCATCAAACGCCTCCGCGCTGTCGGGGACCCCCGCCGTGTTCTGGTGAATCACCTTGTCGGTGCTCATGTCCAATCCCAGCGCGGACCCCAGGAAGATGTGGACCGAACCCGCGTCGACAATGCCATTCACATCATCCCCAGGCACTCCCACGGCCACGTCCGCGAAGCAGTCGCCATTGAAATCCCCCAAAGCCACGGCCGCGCCGAACAAGTCCGCGTTCCCCGCCGTGTCCTCCACGCCCTGCGCGTCGCGATGCAACCACAGCCCCGCGGGCACGAGCCCCGACGCCGAACCCCAGACCAGGCTCACCGCCCCCTGGTCCGTGCCCAGGCCCACGTCCTCGTGCGGTGTCCCCACGACCAGGTCCGCGTAGCCATCCCCATTCACATCCGAGCGCCGCCCATACCCATGCAGACGCTTCACGGCGCAGAGGTCCGCCACCGTCGGCGCCTCCCGGTTGGCGGAGAACGGTGAGCCATCCAGCCGGGTGAGGGTGGGCAGGTCGTTGGCCGAGAAGGCGTCCGACGCGTAGTGCATCAGGGAGTCGAGCCCGTAGGGCCCCAGGTTCCGTCCCGTCTCACCGCGCTGCGCGAAGGTCTCGAAGGCCTGCGTGTACGCGGGGAGGATGTTCTCCCAATGCACCAGGACGTTCCGGTCGCGGTCCGTCCGCGCCTGCTCGTGCCACAACCCCAACACGTGCCCCACTTCATGCAACGTGCTGCCCGTGGTGCATCCCGGCGCCAGCGTGACGAACTGCTGGCCCCCCATCCGCCCGACATGGGACGAGCACCCCGTGCCCGGCCGGAAGGTGACGTAGTCCGTCTGCGTGGTGCGGGGCACGAAGCGGATGGGCGTGACAGACGCCCATTGGTTCAACGCCTCCGTCACCCGCCCCGGATTGGTCAACGCCGGGTCCAACGTGTAGGGCACCACGCCCCCAGGCCACCGGGAGAGCGCACGCGTGGCCCCCGCTGCGTGCGCCTCCACCGACAACGCCGAGACCTCTCCAGCGGGAACCTCGGGTGGCAGGAGGATGTCTCCTTGGAACACCCGCTCGCCGTCGAGGTGCTCATACGCGAGCTCCTGAATCCCACCCGCCACTCGAAAACTTCCGCGCCGGAGCTCACCCACCCGTCCCGGATGGGCGAGCTCTTGAGTCACCCGCGCCGGCGCCCCCTCGCTCCCACAACCACTCGCGCCCCAGGCCAGCACCCCCAACACCAGGCCGGTTCGCGCCCGACGGACTGAAACACGACACATGTCTTCATATTTCGACATCGAATGCCTTCCCCCTGATTGCGGGCACCTGGCCCGTGGGACGCGACGCACTCCCGCAACGCGAGATGCACCTGCATCTTGATTGCGATAATGCCTCAGGGGTCTGACACACCGGCGAGTCACATGTGTCAGGGGTGTCCCAGCACCTGCCCTTGTCGTCCCACCACCCACGCGCCTTCGCGCGAGCTCCAGGTCCCCACGAGCGCTCCGGAGCTCCCGCTCTCGTGGCGCCGCCAGCGCGTCCCGTCATAGTGCAGCACCACTCCGCCATCCCCCACGGCCCAGATGTCATCACGCGCGGAGCCCCAGACATCCTTGAGCGATGCGCCCTCGGCGCTGGTCGTGTCGACGTCGAAGACGATGCCGTCGTAGTGCACGATGAGCCCCTGGTCTCCCACGGCCCAGACATCCCCCTCCCCCGCGCCCCAGACACCCCGCAGCGTCACCGCGGGCTCGACCGACACGTCCAGCCAGTCCCCTCCGCCGAAGAACTCGAACCTCCCGCGCTCCCCCACCGCCCAGCCGTACGTCGAGGACCTCATCCACACATCCGAGAGCGTGGTGCCTCCGCGTCCACCATCAAGCCAAGCTGTCCCGCGCCACAGCGCGCGCTGCCCGTGCTCTCCCACCACCCACACATCCTCCGAGCCCGTCCCGTGAATCCCCCGGGCGACCAGCCCCGCTGGCAACTCGTGCCGCTCCCACGTCCTGCCATTCCAACGATGCGCCTGCGTCCCCACGGCCCAGACCTCATCAGGGGACAGGGCCCAGGCCGCGACCACGGGCTCCGGCGGAGGCTCCGCCACATGCCAGCTCCGGCCATTCCACACCCGCGCCGCGCCGCTCGACCCCACACGGCCCAGAACCCAGACATGGTCAGGCGAAGAGCCTGTCACCACACTCCAGCTCGCCTCGGGCGCGCTGTTTCCGCCCAGCCGCTGCCAGCCCCCCGGCGCCTTTCGCAGCAAGCCGCCCTTCGCCCCTGAAATCCAGACATCGTCCCCAGACGTCCCCGAGATGGCGAGCAGGTCTTCTCCCGTCCCCGAGTCCACGCTCGTGAGCGTCTGTCCATCCCAGTGGAGCAGCACGCCCCGCGGGCCCACGAACCAGACATCATCGGCGCCGCTGCCCCAGACCGCGTTCAGCGGAACAGCCCGAGGACTCTGCACCGAGACCCAGCCTCCGCCCACCCACCGCGCGATGGCTCCCGAGGTCGCCACCGCCCACCCCGCGCCTCCCCCCGGAGCCATCCAGAGCGCGGTGTACTTCTCCCCAGCCTCCCCCGGACTCGGGAGCAGCGCCGCGGGACTCCACGTCTGACCGTTCCACCGCGCCAGGCGCTGTCCTCCCGCGAGCGCCCAGACCTCGGCCGGCGACGTGCTCCACGGCGCAGACAAGGGCACATCGGCCAGTCCCTCCACCCGCGTCCAGCCCGCGCCACCGCGCCGCCACACCGTCCCCTGGGGCGCTCCGCTCACCGGCCCCTGCGTGAGCCATGCCTCGGACGGCGACACGACGGTGACACCACTCACCGGCCCCACGCTCGACAGGGTTTCACGACTCCACTCCCGGCCGTCCCAGCGCGCCAGGGTCGCGTCTCCGCCCGCCAGGACGACGTGGTCCGCTCCCGCTCCCGAGAGGAACAGCGCCCCTACCGAGACTCCACTGGGCCGGCCCGTCCAGCGCTCTCCATTCCAATGAAAGACCTGTCCATCTCCCGCCGCCCAGACCGCTGAAGGCCCCGCGCTCCAGAGCGCCTTCAATGGCTCTCCAAAGGGCGTGGGGTGAGCCCAACACCAGCCATCCCCGGTGCAGGCGCCCTCGTGGAGGGCCGCGGGTCCTCCATCACTTCCCGCGTCGACACCAGCATCCTCCTCCGCTCCACCCGCGTCTCGGACACCTCCATCCGTGCCCGAGTCCCCTTGGAGTCCCGCGTCCTCCGCGCCGCCATCGCGCGAGTCCGAAGGCGACAGAGGCACGTCATCGTCCTCGCTGGAGGTGCAATCCGTCACAGCCCATCCCGCCAGCAGAAAGGCCAGACAGACCCGCGCGGCACGCCAGGCCTGGCGTTCAGGCAAACGTCGGGCAGCCGACATCGCAAACATGAAAGACCTCGCAAATGGAAGACATTCAGCGCGCCATCGTGGAAAGGCACTATTGCCTTCCACCTCGCCACGGGTTCACTATCCGTGAAAATCGCGCAATCTCATCATGGCGCGACAAGTCTGACAGACAAAGTCAGCCGGTGTCCAAGAGGGGGGCTCCAGCACATCTCGACCACCATCGCCGCGCGTCCCGAGAGGGACGGGCGCCTTCCGGTCGTCTCGCATTCCCAGCAAAGACAATCGCGCGAGGGGCCACACGTGTCTTCGTGGCCCTCCCGTGATGTCTGACCTGTCGATGTCGCCGTACCCACAAGGAGGAGTCAAGATGAGTGCATTCTGGAGCCAGAAGGCCCGGCTATTGCCTTTGGCCGGTGTCGTATTGATGAGCGCGGGTTGGAGCAACACCCTCAATGCCCCCGCGGAGGACCGCGACCGGGCCCAGCGGCTGGTCGAGCGGTTTGACCGCGAGACGGAGAACTCCGACGCCCTGCACATCAACCTGAACCTCGCCGACGACGGCGATTGGAACTTCCTGGTCGGACGGCTGACGTCGGCCGGCAAGGACGAGAAGAACGCGCCGGAGCTGTTCAACCGTCTGGGTTTCATGCGCCAGCGGGCCCTGGGACGCGCAGGCCAGAGCGCGACGCCCGCGGACGAGCCCGCGTGGTGCAACCACTTCCTCAAGTACAAGAACCCGCCCCTGCCCTCCAATGGCTACACCACGTACTTCCCCGTGGTGGAGGTGGCGTGCAAGGACGGCGCGGACTACGTCTACGCCGACCTCTTCAACTACGACGAGGACGAGAACGGGGCCAACTCCGTCCTCGTCTCCTCCGCCTCCGGTGAGGAGTACGGCAACGGCCGCGCCTTCGACGACGTCGAGGCCGTCGCCACCATCGCCACCGGCAAGGGCCGCGTCCTGCGCATGGAGTCGCTGGTGATGGCGCTGGGTCCCAACCTGGACCAGACCACGTACATCCTGCTGCGCTCCGCCGTCACCAACCAGCTGCCCTCGATGACCTTCACGCACCCGCGGAAGGTCCTCCTCAACTCGCAGCACGCGGAAATCTATGCCTGTCAGCTGCGCGGTGGCACCGACTGTGACTACGCCGTCGCGGGCTACCAGAATGGCGTGCTGCGTCCCTTCGTGTCTCCCGCCACCAGCACCGGCGTGGCGGCGAGCTACCCCGCCCAGGCGGGCACGCTGAACCCCGCGGACTACTGGGCCTTCGGCGCGCCCTACAACTACCAGAACCTCTACGTCCCGATTCGGGGCACGCTCAACGCGGGCGCGGCCAACAACTTCCAGTGCACCGTGTCGAAGATCGAGAAGGCTCGCATCCAGCTGGTGCTCAACGACTCGGGCCGCACCTGCCTCAACAGCGCGGAGTTCATCACCAAGATGCCCCTGGGCGGGAACCAGAGCCCGGTCAACGTCCTGACGAACATGAACTACCTGTTCAACACGCCCGGCCCGGGCCAGAGCCCGTCGAGCTGTGATGCGTCGACGGTCGTCAACGAGATGACGCGCTTCATGATCACCATCGTGGGCAAGGTGCGCTGCAACACGCCCGTCATGCCGGAGAAGCCCTTCGTGGTGGTGTACCCCATGGGCGGAAGTGGAAGCGCGTCGAACATCTTCTTCCACAACAGCTGCATGGCGGAGGGGACACGCGTCACGATGGCGGATGGACGCGTCGTTCCGGTGGAGCAGGTCAAGCTGGGCGACAAGGTCCGCGCCAACGACAAGGGCGACCTCCTGTCCGTCACGGACATCGCGCGGGGCAACGAGGTCAAGCCGCTGCTGCGCCTGCGCGACAGCCGGGGCCACGACGCGACGCTGACCGAGATGCACCCGGTCGTCATGGCCACCGGCGAGGTCGTCACCGCCAAGAGCCTGAAGGTCAAGGACCAGGTGCGCACGGCCCAGGGTGTCTCCACGCTGACGTCCATCACCCCGGTGTCGACCGAGAACGCCCGCGTCTACAACCTGCGGCTGGGCACGGACCAGGAGCTGCTGGCGGTGAACAAGAATGGCCGCACGCTGTTCGCGGGCGGGTTCCTGGTGGGCGACCTGAGCATGCAGGACGCGCTGACGCGGCCCGCGCGGGAGCAGGTCTCCGTCCTGGAGCAGCTCCCCAAGGCGTGGCACCGGGACTTCCTCAACGGCATGAAGCCGGCGGTCCAGCGCTGATGCGCTGAACGACACGCGCCGCCACTCGCGTCCTTGGAGGGGTGGCGCGTGGGCTCAGAGCCCCAGCCCTTCGCGGAGGTGCTTCACCACCTCGTCGGGAGGTGGGGTGACGTC from Myxococcus stipitatus carries:
- a CDS encoding Hint domain-containing protein, with product MSAFWSQKARLLPLAGVVLMSAGWSNTLNAPAEDRDRAQRLVERFDRETENSDALHINLNLADDGDWNFLVGRLTSAGKDEKNAPELFNRLGFMRQRALGRAGQSATPADEPAWCNHFLKYKNPPLPSNGYTTYFPVVEVACKDGADYVYADLFNYDEDENGANSVLVSSASGEEYGNGRAFDDVEAVATIATGKGRVLRMESLVMALGPNLDQTTYILLRSAVTNQLPSMTFTHPRKVLLNSQHAEIYACQLRGGTDCDYAVAGYQNGVLRPFVSPATSTGVAASYPAQAGTLNPADYWAFGAPYNYQNLYVPIRGTLNAGAANNFQCTVSKIEKARIQLVLNDSGRTCLNSAEFITKMPLGGNQSPVNVLTNMNYLFNTPGPGQSPSSCDASTVVNEMTRFMITIVGKVRCNTPVMPEKPFVVVYPMGGSGSASNIFFHNSCMAEGTRVTMADGRVVPVEQVKLGDKVRANDKGDLLSVTDIARGNEVKPLLRLRDSRGHDATLTEMHPVVMATGEVVTAKSLKVKDQVRTAQGVSTLTSITPVSTENARVYNLRLGTDQELLAVNKNGRTLFAGGFLVGDLSMQDALTRPAREQVSVLEQLPKAWHRDFLNGMKPAVQR
- a CDS encoding M12 family metallopeptidase yields the protein MTQELAHPGRVGELRRGSFRVAGGIQELAYEHLDGERVFQGDILLPPEVPAGEVSALSVEAHAAGATRALSRWPGGVVPYTLDPALTNPGRVTEALNQWASVTPIRFVPRTTQTDYVTFRPGTGCSSHVGRMGGQQFVTLAPGCTTGSTLHEVGHVLGLWHEQARTDRDRNVLVHWENILPAYTQAFETFAQRGETGRNLGPYGLDSLMHYASDAFSANDLPTLTRLDGSPFSANREAPTVADLCAVKRLHGYGRRSDVNGDGYADLVVGTPHEDVGLGTDQGAVSLVWGSASGLVPAGLWLHRDAQGVEDTAGNADLFGAAVALGDFNGDCFADVAVGVPGDDVNGIVDAGSVHIFLGSALGLDMSTDKVIHQNTAGVPDSAEAFDAMGSALAVGDFNGDGYDDLAVGVPGEDYGSSALDSGLVTVLYGSAEGLTGSGAQSWSQSSTRVLDASETGDRFGSALAAGDFNGDGFDELAVGVPFEAVDGMANVGAVNVLHGSLDGLTSAGNQLWVPGMEGVPGSVTGEVLFGSALAAGDFNGDGRSELAIGAPGQTVGLAAGAGAVTVLSGTVTGLVSTGAIAWTQDSAGISDVAEAGDGLGSALVAEDFDGDGHFDLAIGVPRESVGMVVSAGIVHVLHGSSSGLSGAREQRWSQEGSQVDEGPEAQDVFGARLAAGDFDGNGSLDLVIGAPYEDVGGVVDSGAVQVLYSAGASGLSRVGEQRWIQAPVYLVDIVEGGDHFGLGL